Proteins from a genomic interval of Rhodococcus rhodochrous:
- a CDS encoding acyl-CoA dehydrogenase family protein, whose product MADSADDRTPQVTERQAHEVTERQAREVAEQARESEWNKPSFAKELFLGRLTLDLVHPFPRPTPDEDSRTEEFLARLRAACSSMDGGRIERDARIPDEYVRELAELGCFGMKIPQEYGGLGLSQVAYNRALTVVACVHPSIGALLSAHQSIGVPEPLKLAGTPEQKQRFLPRCARGAISAFLLTEPDVGSDPARLASTATPVEDSSAYELEGVKLWTTNGVVAELLVVMARVPKSEGHRGGISAFVVEADSPGITVERRNSFMGLRGIENGVTRLHKVRVPKENLIGREGDGLKIALTTLNAGRLAIPAMCSGAGKWALKIAREWSSERVQWGKPVGEHEAVAAKISFIAATTYALESVVELSGQMNDEQRNDIRIEAALAKLWASEMGCLIADELVQIRGGRGYETAESLAARGERAVPAEQLVRDLRINRIFEGSSEIMRLLVAREAVDAHLRAAGELADPDSTGKEKAQAAVRASGFYARWLPKLVAGKGQLPRTYNEFGSLAPHLRYIERSSRKLARSTFYGMARWQAGLEKRENFLGRIVDIGGELFAATAVCVRAERQRVDGHPEADAAFELADAFCKQSRLRVEKLFDALWTNTDAEDRRTAAGVLEGRYEWLERGVLDPSEGTGPWISRWEPGPSTETNVARRIIDTRHSV is encoded by the coding sequence ATGGCAGACAGCGCCGATGATCGAACCCCACAGGTCACCGAGCGGCAGGCTCACGAAGTAACCGAGCGGCAGGCTCGCGAAGTAGCGGAGCAGGCCCGCGAATCCGAGTGGAACAAGCCGTCCTTCGCGAAGGAACTGTTCCTCGGACGGCTCACCCTCGACCTCGTTCACCCCTTCCCGCGACCGACTCCCGACGAGGATTCCCGCACCGAGGAGTTCCTCGCGCGCTTGCGCGCGGCATGCAGTTCGATGGACGGCGGCCGCATCGAACGCGACGCGCGGATACCCGACGAATACGTCCGTGAACTGGCCGAGCTCGGCTGTTTCGGCATGAAGATCCCGCAGGAGTACGGCGGTCTCGGGCTGTCGCAGGTCGCCTACAACCGGGCCCTGACGGTCGTCGCCTGCGTGCACCCCAGCATCGGGGCGCTGTTGTCGGCCCATCAGTCGATCGGTGTGCCGGAACCGTTGAAGCTCGCCGGCACCCCCGAGCAGAAGCAGCGTTTCCTGCCGCGATGCGCGCGCGGCGCCATCTCGGCCTTCCTGCTCACCGAACCCGACGTCGGGTCCGACCCCGCGCGACTCGCGTCCACCGCCACCCCCGTCGAGGACAGCAGTGCCTACGAACTCGAGGGCGTCAAGCTGTGGACGACCAACGGGGTGGTGGCCGAACTGCTCGTCGTCATGGCCCGCGTACCGAAGAGCGAGGGCCATCGCGGCGGGATCTCCGCCTTCGTCGTGGAAGCGGATTCGCCCGGCATCACCGTCGAACGCCGGAACTCCTTCATGGGTCTGCGCGGCATCGAGAACGGCGTGACCCGGCTGCACAAGGTGCGGGTTCCGAAGGAGAACCTGATCGGGCGTGAGGGCGACGGGCTGAAGATCGCGTTGACGACGCTCAACGCCGGTCGCCTCGCCATCCCCGCGATGTGTTCGGGTGCCGGGAAGTGGGCGTTGAAGATCGCTCGCGAATGGTCGTCGGAGCGGGTGCAGTGGGGCAAGCCGGTCGGTGAGCACGAGGCCGTCGCCGCGAAGATCTCGTTCATCGCCGCGACCACCTACGCACTCGAGTCCGTCGTGGAGCTGTCGGGCCAGATGAACGACGAGCAGCGCAACGACATCCGCATCGAGGCGGCACTGGCGAAGTTGTGGGCGAGCGAGATGGGATGCCTCATCGCCGACGAGCTGGTGCAGATCCGCGGCGGGCGCGGCTACGAGACCGCCGAGTCGCTCGCGGCGCGCGGCGAACGGGCTGTTCCCGCAGAGCAACTCGTCCGCGACCTGCGGATCAACCGGATCTTCGAGGGGTCGAGCGAGATCATGCGTCTGCTCGTCGCCCGCGAGGCGGTCGACGCCCACCTGCGCGCAGCCGGCGAACTCGCCGACCCCGATTCGACCGGTAAGGAGAAGGCGCAGGCCGCGGTGCGGGCGAGCGGGTTCTACGCCCGGTGGCTCCCGAAGCTCGTCGCCGGCAAGGGGCAACTACCGCGGACTTACAACGAATTCGGTTCCCTGGCACCGCATCTGAGGTACATCGAACGCAGCTCGCGCAAGCTCGCCCGCTCGACCTTCTACGGGATGGCCCGCTGGCAGGCCGGACTCGAGAAGCGGGAGAACTTCCTCGGCCGGATCGTCGACATCGGAGGCGAACTGTTCGCCGCGACCGCCGTGTGCGTGCGCGCCGAACGGCAACGCGTGGACGGGCATCCGGAAGCCGACGCGGCCTTCGAACTGGCCGACGCCTTCTGCAAGCAGTCGCGGCTGCGTGTGGAGAAGTTGTTCGACGCCCTGTGGACGAACACCGACGCCGAGGACCGTCGCACCGCGGCCGGCGTTCTCGAGGGTAGATACGAGTGGCTCGAGCGCGGCGTGCTCGATCCGAGCGAGGGCACCGGCCCGTGGATCTCCCGCTGGGAACCGGGTCCGTCGACCGAGACGAACGTCGCGCGCCGGATCATCGACACCCGACACTCGGTGTAG
- a CDS encoding lipase family protein, whose product MGRARKWMAAAVTTTVLAGGLLGTATTAGAETDFYLPPDPLPTSAPGDVLRTAPSDLALRAPVADGVFPGQGTKLLYRSNDAKGAPNAVSGTYIEPSTPWDGPGDRPLVALAIGTHGQGDQCAPSRNLGALVNYNPPLDFFTEYEVLSINALLLRGIAVVVTDYDGLGTPGHHTYVNRAAEAHAVLDSVRAALKLENASVTENSPVGLFGYSQGGGASGAAAELAPEYAPELNLVGAYVGAPPADLVATLKQIDGTLLTGAIGYTINGLADAYPEIRDEIDAEVSDHGREMLAAVANQCVPETIANFAFQRTGDYTRTGEPLDVVLERLPQVQKILAEQRIGNRTPAVPVLLQHGTQDDTVPYGQGRQLALDWCDKGATVQFLPNTTPPILPGFIINHAVPMIGGLPESVSYIEARLRGEPAPSNCGAF is encoded by the coding sequence ATGGGGCGTGCTCGGAAGTGGATGGCCGCGGCGGTGACCACGACGGTCCTCGCGGGTGGACTTCTCGGAACCGCGACGACAGCGGGAGCCGAGACGGACTTCTATCTCCCGCCGGATCCGCTGCCGACGAGTGCTCCCGGCGACGTCCTGCGCACGGCACCGTCCGATCTGGCGTTGCGCGCACCCGTCGCCGACGGTGTCTTCCCCGGTCAGGGCACCAAACTGCTGTACCGCAGCAACGACGCCAAGGGTGCGCCCAACGCGGTGAGCGGCACCTACATCGAACCGTCGACGCCGTGGGACGGTCCCGGCGACCGGCCGCTCGTCGCACTGGCCATCGGCACCCACGGTCAGGGTGACCAGTGCGCGCCGTCGCGCAATCTCGGGGCGCTCGTGAACTACAACCCGCCCCTCGACTTCTTCACCGAGTACGAGGTGCTGTCGATCAACGCGCTACTGCTGCGCGGCATCGCCGTGGTCGTCACCGACTACGACGGTCTCGGTACGCCGGGGCACCACACCTACGTGAACCGCGCCGCCGAGGCCCACGCTGTCCTCGACTCGGTGCGTGCGGCGCTGAAGCTCGAGAACGCGTCGGTGACGGAGAACAGCCCGGTCGGCCTGTTCGGTTACTCGCAGGGCGGCGGCGCGTCGGGCGCTGCGGCCGAGCTCGCACCCGAGTACGCCCCCGAACTGAACCTCGTCGGCGCCTACGTGGGTGCTCCGCCCGCCGACCTGGTGGCCACGCTGAAGCAGATCGACGGCACACTGCTCACCGGTGCCATCGGATACACGATCAACGGCCTGGCCGACGCCTACCCGGAGATCCGCGACGAGATCGACGCCGAGGTCAGCGATCACGGTCGCGAGATGCTCGCCGCGGTGGCGAACCAGTGCGTCCCGGAGACGATCGCGAACTTCGCGTTCCAGCGCACCGGCGACTACACCCGCACGGGTGAGCCCCTCGACGTCGTGCTCGAGCGCCTTCCCCAGGTCCAGAAGATCCTCGCGGAGCAGCGCATCGGCAACCGCACCCCGGCCGTGCCCGTCCTGCTCCAGCACGGCACGCAGGACGACACCGTCCCTTACGGTCAGGGCCGTCAGCTGGCGCTGGACTGGTGCGACAAGGGCGCGACGGTGCAGTTCCTGCCCAACACGACCCCGCCGATCCTGCCCGGCTTCATCATCAACCATGCGGTGCCGATGATCGGCGGACTGCCCGAGTCCGTCTCGTACATCGAAGCGCGACTGCGCGGTGAGCCCGCACCGTCGAACTGCGGAGCCTTCTGA